A segment of the Flavobacterium azooxidireducens genome:
GGAATTTCATAATCAATGCATAGTCGTGCGTGCACATAATAATCGTTTTGCCGTTTTGATTGATTTTTCTGAGAACTTCCATAACCTCCACACTGGTTTGCGGATCAAGATTTCCTGTCGGTTCATCGGCTAAGATTAATTCCGGATCGTTTAATAAAGCTCTGGCAATGGCAACTCGTTGTTGTTCACCACCCGAAAGTTGATGTGGCATTTTGTGAAGCATTGATTTCATACCCACTTTTTCCATCACTTCATCAATCTTTTGCTTCATTTCTGCTTTTTCAATCCAACCGGTTGCTTTTAAGACAAATTCGAGGTTCTCAAAAATACTTCTGTCTGGCAACAACTTAAAATCCTGAAAAACAATCCCGATTTTTCGTCGCAAATACGGAATATCTTTTTCTTTCAATTTAGCTAAATCAAAATCTACAATCGAACCTTCGCCTTCTGTTAAAGGCAAATCAGCATAAAGCGTTTTCATAAAACTACTTTTCCCGGAACCGGTTTTTCCAATCACATAAATAAAATCTCCACGGTTTACTTCCAAAGAGACATTTTTTAAAATCATGTTTTGTTCCTGAAAAATATTGACGTTTTTTAAAGAAGCGATCGTATTCGACATAAATTATAATTTAAGTGGTAAAAGTACTAAGTTAACGATGGTTTTCAAAATTTTATTTTTTTAAAGAGTTTTTTTATAAGTTACTGAGTGGCTGAGATGCTGAGAAACTGAGTTTTAATTATACTTACTATGAAAAAAGAGTACATATTTCTGCGTTTCGGCTCCCCTCTCCTTTGGAGAGGGGTCGGGGGTGTGGATTAACAATTGTTTAAAACCTTGTTCATAATAAACACAACCATTACCTCGTTACTACACAAAGCAAACCCTAAATTTGTAAATTAAACAAAACTGAATCCCATGCAAAAGAAAAATTGGTTTATTTTCCTATTTTGGATAGCGGTAAATTTCACCGCTTTAGCCCAAAAAACAGAAATTTATACTCATGATTTAAAAGAGTATAATCGTGCCATTGAACTATACAAAGAAAAACAGTATCAATCGGCTCAAATTATTTTCAAAAAAGTAAGTGAAGAAAAGATAAGCGATGAAGTGCAAGCCGATTGTGCCTACTACATCGCCAATTGTGCCATTCGCCTTAATCAATCGAATGCCGATTTGTTAATGGAAAAATTCGTAGCGGATTATCCAACAAGTTCCAAACACAATCAAGCCTATATTGAAGTAGCTCATTATTATTTTGATGAAGGAAAATTTCCACAAGCGTTGCAATGGTTTGAAAAAGTAGATGAAAGCAATTTAACAGCAGGTGAACGTGAACGATTTAATTTCCAAAAAGGATATGCCAACTTCACAGGAGGAAAGAAAAAAGAAGCGACCAGTTATTTCAATAAAGTTGTCAATTCTAAAGAATACGGCTCGCAAGCAAAATATTATTTAGGGTACATGTCGTATGAAAAAGACGATTACAAAGTAGCCAACGAATATTTTGAGCAAGTAGAAGGCGAGCAGAAGTACAAAGAAAAAATGTCGTACTATCAAGCAGACATGAACTTTAAACTCGGAAATTTTCAAAAAGCAATCGATTTAGGAATTGCTGCGATGGCAAAAAGTGATGCCATGGAAAAATCAGAGTTAAACAAAATTATTGGTGAAAGTTATTTCAACTTAAAACAATATGACAAAGCCATTCCGTATTTGAAAGAGTATAAAGGTAAAAAAGGAAAATGGAGCAATACTGATTATT
Coding sequences within it:
- a CDS encoding cell division ATP-binding protein FtsE, whose protein sequence is MSNTIASLKNVNIFQEQNMILKNVSLEVNRGDFIYVIGKTGSGKSSFMKTLYADLPLTEGEGSIVDFDLAKLKEKDIPYLRRKIGIVFQDFKLLPDRSIFENLEFVLKATGWIEKAEMKQKIDEVMEKVGMKSMLHKMPHQLSGGEQQRVAIARALLNDPELILADEPTGNLDPQTSVEVMEVLRKINQNGKTIIMCTHDYALIMKFPSKTLKCEDSTIFEVVQRTV